A part of Pseudoliparis swirei isolate HS2019 ecotype Mariana Trench chromosome 8, NWPU_hadal_v1, whole genome shotgun sequence genomic DNA contains:
- the klhl24a gene encoding kelch-like protein 24a isoform X1 yields MVLILGRRMNREESTIRNSPAVKRKVLEVDSKTSAGQDVLDFCSGASHSEGILQVFNEFRDCRLFTDVVISVQGREFPCHRAVLSACSSYFRAMFCNDHRESREMLVEINGILAEAMDSFLSYVYTGRAKITTENVQFLIETSSLFQIYTLRDACAKFLEDQLDPCNCLGIQHFAESHALKQLASRCRSYTLATFSEVAQHEEFLCLRKEELEEYTGSDELAISKEEVVFEAVMRWVYHSVEHRKPMLKALLHNVRLPLLHPNYFVQTVEGDQLIQNAPECYQLLHEARRYHVLGNEMMSPRTRPRRSTGYSEVIVVVGGCERVGGFNLPYTECYEPVTGEWKSLAKLPEFTKSEYAVCALRNDILVSGGRINSRDVWMYNSQLNLWIRVASLNKGRWRHKMGILLGKVYAVGGYDGQSRLSSAECYDSFSNRWTEVAPMKEAVSSPAVASCAGKLFVIGGGPDDDSCSDKSYLESPRSRIHTDPPGPCLTERVVHVQCYDPETDTWLLRANIPIAKRCITAVSLNNMIYVCGGLTKSIFCYDPTEDYWIHVVHTFNKQESSGMSVCNGKIFILGGRGENGEATDTILCYDPSTGIITGVAAMPRPISYHGCVTIHRFNDKYHKP; encoded by the exons ATGGTGTTGATTCTGGGCAGACGGATGAACAGGGAGGAATCTACGATCAGAAACTCGCCGGCCGTCAAGCGCAAG GTGTTGGAGGTGGACTCCAAAACGTCAGCCGGCCAGGATGTCTTGGACTTCTGCTCCGGGGCATCCCACTCAGAGGGCATCCTGCAGGTGTTCAACGAGTTCCGCGACTGTCGCCTGTTCACCGACGTTGTCATCAGCGTGCAGGGCCGCGAGTTCCCCTGCCACCGCGCTGTGCTTTCTGCCTGCTCCTCCTACTTCAGAGCCATGTTCTGCAACGACCACCGGGAGAGCCGCGAGATGCTGGTCGAGATCAACGGCATCCTGGCCGAGGCCATGGACTCTTTCCTCAGCTATGTGTACACCGGCCGCGCCAAGATCACCACAGAGAATGTCCAGTTCCTCATCGAGACCTCCAGCCTCTTCCAGATCTACACACTGCGTGACGCCTGCGCCAAGTTCCTGGAGGACCAGCTGGACCCTTGCAACTGCCTGGGCATCCAGCACTTCGCAGAATCCCACGCCCTGAAGCAGCTCGCCAGCCGCTGCCGCAGCTACACCCTGGCCACCTTCTCAGAGGTGGCTCAGCATGAGGAGTTCCTCTGCCTGCGCAAAGAGGAGCTGGAAGAGTACACCGGCAGCGATGAGCTGGCCATCAGTAAGGAGGAGGTGGTGTTTGAGGCGGTGATGAGATGGGTGTACCACAGTGTGGAGCACAGAAAGCCCATGCTCAAGGCCCTGCTGCACAATGTGCGCCTGCCCCTTCTGCACCCCAACTACTTCGTCCAGACGGTGGAGGGAGACCAGCTCATCCAGAACGCCCCGGAGTGCTACCAGCTCCTCCACGAGGCCAGGCGCTACCACGTGCTCGGAAATGAGATGATGTCCCCCAGAACTCGTCCACGCAG gtCGACTGGATATTCTGAGGTGAttgtggtggtggggggctGTGAGAGAGTGGGGGGCTTCAACCTGCCCTACACTGAATGCTATGAACCGGTCACAGGAGAGTGGAAGTCCCTGGCCAAGCTACCTGAGTTCACCAAGTCCGAGTACGCAGTCTGCGCCCTCCGCAATGACATCCTGGTGTCAG GTGGCCGTATCAACAGCAGGGACGTGTGGATGTATAACTCCCAGCTCAACCTGTGGATCAGAGTGGCTTCTCTCAACAAAGGCCGCTGGAGACACAAGATGGGCATCCTTCTAGGCAAG GTCTACGCTGTTGGTGGCTATGATGGTCAGAGCCGCCTGAGCAGCGCGGAGTGCTACGACTCCTTCTCCAACCGCTGGACAGAGGTGGCTCCCATGAAAGAGGCCGTCAGCTCTCCGGCCGTGGCCAGCTGTGCCGGCAAGCTCTTTGTCATCGGAGGAGGGCCTGACGACGACAGCTGTTCAGACAAG AGCTACTTGGAGTCTCCTAGAAGCAGAATCCACACAGATCCTCCAGGTCCTTGTCTGACGGAGCGTGTTGTTCAT GTCCAGTGCTATGATCCGGAGACGGACACCTGGTTGCTGCGGGCCAACATCCCCATCGCCAAGCGCTGCATCACAGCAGTGTCCCTCAACAACATGATCTATGTGTGCGGCGGTCTCACCAAGTCCATCTTCTGCTACGACCCCACAGAGGACTACTGGATACACGTGGTTCACACCTTCAACAAGCAG GAGAGCTCTGGCATGTCGGTGTGCAACGGCAAGATTTTCATTCTTGGCGGCAGAGGGGAAAACGGAGAAGCAACCGACACCATCCTGTGCTACGACCCGTCGACCGGCATCATCACAGGAGTGGCAGCCATGCCGCGGCCGATCTCCTACCATGGCTGTGTAACCATCCACCGCTTCAATGACAAATACCACAAGCCCTGA
- the klhl24a gene encoding kelch-like protein 24a isoform X2 yields the protein MVLILGRRMNREESTIRNSPAVKRKVLEVDSKTSAGQDVLDFCSGASHSEGILQVFNEFRDCRLFTDVVISVQGREFPCHRAVLSACSSYFRAMFCNDHRESREMLVEINGILAEAMDSFLSYVYTGRAKITTENVQFLIETSSLFQIYTLRDACAKFLEDQLDPCNCLGIQHFAESHALKQLASRCRSYTLATFSEVAQHEEFLCLRKEELEEYTGSDELAISKEEVVFEAVMRWVYHSVEHRKPMLKALLHNVRLPLLHPNYFVQTVEGDQLIQNAPECYQLLHEARRYHVLGNEMMSPRTRPRRSTGYSEVIVVVGGCERVGGFNLPYTECYEPVTGEWKSLAKLPEFTKSEYAVCALRNDILVSGGRINSRDVWMYNSQLNLWIRVASLNKGRWRHKMGILLGKVYAVGGYDGQSRLSSAECYDSFSNRWTEVAPMKEAVSSPAVASCAGKLFVIGGGPDDDSCSDKVQCYDPETDTWLLRANIPIAKRCITAVSLNNMIYVCGGLTKSIFCYDPTEDYWIHVVHTFNKQESSGMSVCNGKIFILGGRGENGEATDTILCYDPSTGIITGVAAMPRPISYHGCVTIHRFNDKYHKP from the exons ATGGTGTTGATTCTGGGCAGACGGATGAACAGGGAGGAATCTACGATCAGAAACTCGCCGGCCGTCAAGCGCAAG GTGTTGGAGGTGGACTCCAAAACGTCAGCCGGCCAGGATGTCTTGGACTTCTGCTCCGGGGCATCCCACTCAGAGGGCATCCTGCAGGTGTTCAACGAGTTCCGCGACTGTCGCCTGTTCACCGACGTTGTCATCAGCGTGCAGGGCCGCGAGTTCCCCTGCCACCGCGCTGTGCTTTCTGCCTGCTCCTCCTACTTCAGAGCCATGTTCTGCAACGACCACCGGGAGAGCCGCGAGATGCTGGTCGAGATCAACGGCATCCTGGCCGAGGCCATGGACTCTTTCCTCAGCTATGTGTACACCGGCCGCGCCAAGATCACCACAGAGAATGTCCAGTTCCTCATCGAGACCTCCAGCCTCTTCCAGATCTACACACTGCGTGACGCCTGCGCCAAGTTCCTGGAGGACCAGCTGGACCCTTGCAACTGCCTGGGCATCCAGCACTTCGCAGAATCCCACGCCCTGAAGCAGCTCGCCAGCCGCTGCCGCAGCTACACCCTGGCCACCTTCTCAGAGGTGGCTCAGCATGAGGAGTTCCTCTGCCTGCGCAAAGAGGAGCTGGAAGAGTACACCGGCAGCGATGAGCTGGCCATCAGTAAGGAGGAGGTGGTGTTTGAGGCGGTGATGAGATGGGTGTACCACAGTGTGGAGCACAGAAAGCCCATGCTCAAGGCCCTGCTGCACAATGTGCGCCTGCCCCTTCTGCACCCCAACTACTTCGTCCAGACGGTGGAGGGAGACCAGCTCATCCAGAACGCCCCGGAGTGCTACCAGCTCCTCCACGAGGCCAGGCGCTACCACGTGCTCGGAAATGAGATGATGTCCCCCAGAACTCGTCCACGCAG gtCGACTGGATATTCTGAGGTGAttgtggtggtggggggctGTGAGAGAGTGGGGGGCTTCAACCTGCCCTACACTGAATGCTATGAACCGGTCACAGGAGAGTGGAAGTCCCTGGCCAAGCTACCTGAGTTCACCAAGTCCGAGTACGCAGTCTGCGCCCTCCGCAATGACATCCTGGTGTCAG GTGGCCGTATCAACAGCAGGGACGTGTGGATGTATAACTCCCAGCTCAACCTGTGGATCAGAGTGGCTTCTCTCAACAAAGGCCGCTGGAGACACAAGATGGGCATCCTTCTAGGCAAG GTCTACGCTGTTGGTGGCTATGATGGTCAGAGCCGCCTGAGCAGCGCGGAGTGCTACGACTCCTTCTCCAACCGCTGGACAGAGGTGGCTCCCATGAAAGAGGCCGTCAGCTCTCCGGCCGTGGCCAGCTGTGCCGGCAAGCTCTTTGTCATCGGAGGAGGGCCTGACGACGACAGCTGTTCAGACAAG GTCCAGTGCTATGATCCGGAGACGGACACCTGGTTGCTGCGGGCCAACATCCCCATCGCCAAGCGCTGCATCACAGCAGTGTCCCTCAACAACATGATCTATGTGTGCGGCGGTCTCACCAAGTCCATCTTCTGCTACGACCCCACAGAGGACTACTGGATACACGTGGTTCACACCTTCAACAAGCAG GAGAGCTCTGGCATGTCGGTGTGCAACGGCAAGATTTTCATTCTTGGCGGCAGAGGGGAAAACGGAGAAGCAACCGACACCATCCTGTGCTACGACCCGTCGACCGGCATCATCACAGGAGTGGCAGCCATGCCGCGGCCGATCTCCTACCATGGCTGTGTAACCATCCACCGCTTCAATGACAAATACCACAAGCCCTGA
- the LOC130198186 gene encoding probable G-protein coupled receptor 148, with protein sequence MPSSTLISNLTQEWVESLLRWKLHYFVIPTTVVTLATLVANPVLLSCIFLSRSLRQETRYLLVANTLAADILFLVFNLAVVICNAVRAQIPWLLCELITAVIVTAYTCAIFTITLMVVDTYAAVRWPLRYHEVLPPERTHCILLGAWVLAAMYPLVLVIIRVVKGEHSQNNGAVCLALISLGFFQVKNIRGVRSHFIVWALICAALIFFCYIRLYMVTRTQGIWHSRFSRARVTLLAHGVLLLLYFTPGLVFILELFLFQAEEISQDLRVWINTVNMCVFMLLPRAVAPYLYGLRYREISVTLMMLLHQHSRHTVS encoded by the coding sequence ATGCCGTCATCAACGCTCATTTCAAACCTCACGCAGGAATGGGTCGAGAGCCTTCTGAGGTGGAAACTCCATTATTTTGTCATCCCGACCACCGTCGTCACTCTGGCCACCTTGGTAGCCAACCCCGTTCTCCTGTCGTGCATTTTCCTGTCCCGTTCCCTGCGCCAGGAAACGCGTTACCTGCTGGTGGCCAACACCCTGGCGGCTGACATACTCTTCCTCGTCTTCAACCTGGCCGTAGTGATCTGTAACGCCGTGAGAGCTCAAATACCCTGGCTGCTCTGCGAGCTGATCACGGCCGTGATAGTGACCGCCTACACCTGTGCCATATTCACCATCACCCTCATGGTGGTCGACACCTATGCTGCGGTCCGCTGGCCTCTCCGTTACCATGAGGTTCTTCCCCCGGAACGCACACACTGCATACTGCTGGGGGCCTGGGTGCTGGCGGCCATGTACCCTCTCGTCCTGGTGATCATAAGGGTGGTGAAGGGAGAACATTCGCAGAACAATGGGGCTGTGTGTCTGGCCCTCATCTCCCTAGGCTTTTTCCAGGTCAAGAACATCCGGGGTGTCCGCAGCCACTTCATCGTGTGGGCACTCATCTGTGCTGCGCTCATCTTTTTCTGCTACATTCGGCTCTACATGGTGACAAGGACCCAGGGCATCTGGCATAGCCGCTTCTCGAGGGCCCGGGTCACACTGCTGGCTCACggggttctcctcctgctctacTTCACCCCCGGCTTGGTTTTCATCCTGGAGCTCTTCCTGTTCCAGGCTGAAGAAATTAGTCAGGACCTGCGAGTGTGGATCAAcacggtcaacatgtgtgtcttcatgttgcTGCCCAGGGCGGTTGCTCCATACCTGTATGGGCTGAGGTACAGGGAGATCTCTGTcacactgatgatgctgctgcaccagcacagtagacacacagttTCATGA